The Aerococcus loyolae genome contains the following window.
GTGCAGGAAACAAGAGTGGAAAAAATTCGACCATTAACTATGCTGTTAACACCGAACTATCGACACTCGATTCTGGAACTGTAATGGATATTAACGCGGCAAATTATATTGGCTTAGTCCAGGAAGGCCTCTATTGGGAAAATGAAAAGAATGAAGTACAACCAGCTTTAGCCAAGGAAATGCCAGAAAAATCAGAAGATGGTTTGACTTATACCGTCAAGATGCGTGACGATGCCAAGTGGTCGAACGGGGACCCTGTGACTGCCCATGACTTTGTCTATGCCATCCGTCGCCTGGCTGACCCTAAGGCAGGGGCGGCTTACTCCTATCTCTTAGAGAACTTTGTCAATGGTCCAGAAATTGCTGATGGCAAGAAGGCCCCTGAAGAAATTGGCGTAAAAGCCTTGGATGACCACACCATTGAAATTAACTTGTCCAAACCAACGCCATATTTGGAACATCTCTTATCCTTTGTGCCTTTCTTCCCTACCAACCAAAAATTCGTGGAAGAAAAGGGTGACCGCTATGGTAGCTCAGCTGAAAACTCGATTGCTAGCGGCCCATACAAGATGGTGGAATGGGACGGATCGGGCTTAGAATGGAAACTGGAAAAGAATCCAGACTACTATAACAAGGACCAAGTCAAAGTGGATAATATTGACGTCCAAGTGATGAAAGAAGTCTCAACGAACGTCAACCTCTTTGATTCTAAGAAAGTCGACAATTCCCTGTTAACCGGTGAAACCGTTAAACAATTTGCTGACCATCCGAATGCTGTTCAACAAGAGAAAGCACGGACCCGTTACTTACAACTTAACTATGAGAACAAGGTCTTAGCTAATCGTAACTTCCGTCAAGCTGTTGACTATGCGATCGATAATGATGAATTGACCCAAAAAATTATTGGGGATGGTTCTAAAGGACTTTCAACCTTTGTGCCAGAAAACTTTGTCGCTAACCCTGAAACCGGGGAAGACTTCGTCAGTGAGTACGGTAATGAAAAATTTGCAGATAAAGACAAGGCCAAAGAACATTGGGAAAAGGCCAAGTCTGAACTCGGGCAAGACCAAGTGACTATCCGCTTACTGGCTGATGATGATGAGAAGTCTAAGAAGGAATCTCAATATATCCAAGGGCAAATTGAAGAAAATATGCCAGGAGTTAAGGTAGAAATTACTAACGTTCCTAAGAAGAACCGAATGAGTCAAGTGGCTGAAGGGAATTTTGATCTTGTTATCACCGGTTGGGGAGCTGACTATGCTGATGCAAGCAACTTCTATGACCTTTTCAAATCCGATAATTTCTACAATCAAGGTCACTATAAGAATCCTGAATACGATAAGGTCGTAGAAAGAGCAGGCAACCAAGATGCTAACGACCCTAAAACGCGTTGGGAAGACTTTAAAGAAGCTCAAAAGATTCTCTCTGATGACAAAGCAGTCCTAGTTCTCTATCAAGAAGTAGAAACCCAATTACGTAATCCAAATCTTAAGGGCATTACTTTCCGCCCAGTCAACCTCGAATATGACTTCAGAACTGCTTACTTTGAATAAGAAATCTGAATTTAAATAATGAAGCATAGATATCCTTCAACTAATCAAGCTTGATCTATAAAATTGAAGGGTGATTGAGGCAAAATTAAAAAGAGGCTCTAGCAAGCCTCTTTTGTCTTTGTTAGAATATATCACGTAAGGAATACTATGATAAGATTTCTATACACTCAAATAGATAAAACGCTACTTTTAAGCCATAAAAAGTAGATGCAATTCTCTAAAATAAGTAGTATAGTAATAGGAATACAAGTGATAAAACTAGGAAAAAACTTCCTATGGCTAGACCTTTGCGGTACCAAGGTCCGATGTGAGTCGACAGATAATCTTCTTTGTCAGAATCTTCTGTGCTGACTGGAGATGGATTGGGAGCTGCTTTCCACAGCCTCGGCCCATATTTCTTCCACATGGATTGAAACGTATCAAAGGTACCGGCTTTTAATATCCAACCAGCAAGGGAGGGAATCAAAAAACAAGCGGAAAGTATAAAGTAACCGTCACTTAAGCGTCTGGCCCAGGGATAGCTAGACTCAACCAGCAATTGAAGGAGTGGCAGGACAGTTAATATACTGACCAAAAGAAGGCCTTTATTTTTTTTCATAGTTGATATCATTCCTTATATTGTGATTTTCAATGTTATTAAATTTACCATAAATTAGGAGGTGGCGCAATTTATGAAATCATATGGCAAGTTTCTATTAAGAAGAATATTCTTTATGGTTTTGACCTTATTTCTAATTGCAACGATCACATTTTTCTTAATGAAGCTCTTACCGGGAACGCCTTATACTAATGAAGATAAGCTTTCTCCTGAGCAGATTTATATTATGAATGAACGTTATGGCTTAAACGACCCAGTATTTGTGCAATATATTCGCTATATTTTAGGAATGCTGAAGGGCGACTTTGGGGTATCATTCCAATTCAATAACACCCCAGTGTCTGAATTATTAGGCGCCCGGATCTGGCCTTCCATCCAATTAGGAGCCCAAGCCTTACTGGTAGGGACCGTGATTGGGACTATTTTTGGGGTTATTTCAGCCATGTACCGGAATACTTGGATTGATTCCGGACTAACCTTTCTCTCGATCCTAGGGCAATCGATACCTAACTTTGTTTTCGCCGTCCTCTTACAGCTGATTTTCGCTGTTAAGCTGGGCTGGTTCCCAATTGCTCTTTGGGATAGTGGGCTGTGGTCCTCGGTCTTACCGACCATTGCTCTTTCGATTTCACCCTTGGCCAACTCAGCGCGTTTTGTGCGTACTGAGATGGTGGATGTCTTGAATTCTGACTATATCGAATTAGCCCGGGCCAAGGGACTTAGTCAAACTAAGGTGGCCTTTAAACATGGGGTACGGAATGCCTTGATTCCCCTTGTAACCATCCTTGGGCCTCTGTCTGTGGCCTTGATGACTGGTTCAATGGTAGTGGAGAATATCTTTGCTATCCCAGGGATTGGGGAACAATTTGTTAAATCCATTACCACTAATGATTACCCAACCATTATGGGTGTGACCATGTTCTACTCTACCGCTTTGGTAGTTATCCTATTAATTGTCGACATCTTATACGGAATTATTGACCCACGTATCCGTGTAAGTACTGAAGGAGGGCGTTAAGAATGGCTGAAAATACCAAAGCTTACCCTAAAATGAGTAAAGAAAGCTTCCGCCCAGTTAACCATGAGGATTATTTATCCGCTGAAACCATCTCAGCACCATCCTTGAGTTTTATTCAAGATGCTTGGCGGCGCTTAAAGAAGAATAAAGCAGCTGTTGTTTCTTTAGTTATCCTAATTATTGTGGCTATCATTGCTTTATTAGCTCCGGTTTTAGCTCCTTATGACTATGCTGCCCAAAATGCCCAATTTGCCAACCTACCTCCTAAGATTCCTGGATTGGAAGCCTTGTCCTGGTTCGATGGTAAAACAAAAGTGGCTGGCGCAGCGGTTGATGCTTATGCTAAGGCTGGGGTTCCTGAGGGCCAATACTTCTACCTAGGAACAGACGCTTTAGGGCGTGACTTGTTATCGCGGATTCTCTACGGTACTCGCGTTTCCCTCTTTATTGGGGTGGTTGCCGCACTCTTGAACCTCTTAATTGGGGTGCCTTACGGAATTGTTTCCGGATGGATGGGCGGCAAGGTCGACAACTTGATGCAACGTATCCTTGAAGTGATGTCTGGGGTGCCTAACTTAGTGGTAGTTATCCTTTTATTACTGGTCTTACGTCCAGGGATTTCATCCATTATTATTTCCCTAGCCTTGACCGAGTGGATTACCATGGCGCGTTTAGTTCGGGCAGAAACCCTGAAGATTAAAACCAGTGAATATGTTTTAGCGGCACGGAGTCTAGGAGAATCTCCTTTCAAAATTGCCCTCAAGCATATTCTGCCTAATATTGCTGGTGTGGTTATTATTCAAACCATCTTCTCCATTCCTTCAGCCATCTTCTTTGAAGCTTTCTTGAGCTTTATTGGTTTAGGAATTCCAGCCCCTCAAGCATCCTTAGGGACACTGATTAACGATGGTTATAAGACCTTCCGCTTCCTACCTCACTTGATGTGGTATCCAGCGGGTGTCCTCTGTATCGTTATGATTTCATTTAATATGCTAGCAAACGGATTAAGAGATGCACTTGATCCAAAAACAACGGATTAGGAGGCGAGCAAATGAGTGAAAATGTACTAGAAGTAAAAGATCTAGAAATTGGTTTCGATACCTTTGCTGGTCAAGTCCAAGCCATTCGCGGGGTAAGTTTTGAATTGAAAAAAGGCGAAACCCTAGCTATCGTTGGTGAATCGGGCTCTGGAAAATCCGTGACCGTTCGAACGGTGATGCGTCTCTTAGCCAACAATGCCGTGGTTAATGGTGGTGAGGTCAATTTCAGAAATGAAAATTTACTCGAAAAGACCGATAAAGAAATGCAAGCCATTCGGGGAGAAGACATTGCCATGATCTTCCAAGATCCAATGACTTCTCTGAACCCAGTTATGCGGATTGGGGACCAAGTGGCCGAACCGATCCGCCTCCACCAAAATGCGTCTAAGGAAGAAGCTAACAAGCGGGCTTTGGAACTCTTAGAGCAAGTAGGGATTCCTAATGCCAAGGACCGGATGCGCGATTATCCTCACCAATTCTCTGGTGGTCAACGGCAAAGAATTGTTATTGCTATTGCCCTGGCTTGTCGGCCTGAAATTCTGATTGCTGATGAACCAACTACCGCTCTGGATGTGACTATTCAAGCTCAAATCTTAGAATTGATGAAGGAGCTCCAAACCACTTCAAGCACCTCAATTATCTTTATTACCCACGACTTGGGTGTGGTAGCTAATGTGGCTGACCGGGTAGCGGTGATGTATGCTGGTAAGATTGTGGAATATGGAACGGTTGATGAGATTTTCTATAATCCGCAACATCCTTATACTTGGGGCTTAATTACCTCCATGCCAACCCTGGATACGGAGGGTAAGTTACTATCCATCCCTGGGACCCCACCGGACTTATTAGATCCACCTAAGGGTGATGCCTTTGCCTTGCGGAGTGACTATGCTATGGCTATCGACTATGAAGAACAACCGCCAATGTTCCAAGTCTCTAATACCCACTTTGCGGCTACTTGGTTACTTCATCCCGATTGCCCAGCAGTGACGGTTCCTGAAGAAATCAGTTCTCGCTTTGAAACCTATCAACAATTAGTGGCAGAGGGACTAGTAGAAGAAAATGGTACCAGTATAGGCGTACTTGACCAAGCCCATAAACAAGCCGCACAAAAGGAGGTCGCCCATGACTAAGCAAGAAAAACCTCTCTTAGAAGTTCATCACTTAAAACAATATTTTAATGTGGGACAAAAGAATGAAGTGCGTGGTGTCGATGATATTTCCTTCGACATTTATGAAGGGGAAACATTTGGTCTGGTTGGCGAATCGGGTTCCGGTAAGACCACAACTGGACGGGCCATCATGCGCTTATACCAACCAACTGATGGGGAGATTCTCTTTGAAGGCAAGGATATTGCGGCCATTAAGAAGCGCCAAGATGAATTAGCCTTTAGAAAAGACATTCAAATGATTTTCCAAGATCCTTATGCTTCCTTGAATCCGCGGATGAAGGTTGAAGATATCATTGCGGAAGGTTTGGAAATTCACAAAATCTGTAATAGTGAAGCGGAAGCAAAGGAAAGAGTCAAGCAATTACTTGAAGTGGTTGGTTTGAAAGCTGACCATGCTTCCCGCTATCCTCACGAATTCTCTGGAGGTCAACGGCAACGGATCGGTATTGCCCGTGCCTTAGCGGTCAACCCTAAAATGATTATTGCTGACGAACCCATTTCAGCCTTGGACGTTTCCATCCAGGCCCAAGTGGTTAACTTGATGCAACGTCTGCAAAAAGAGTTTAACTTAACCTATCTCTTTATTGCCCACGACTTGTCTATGGTGAAATACATCTCTAACCGGATTGGGGTTATGTACCGAGGTAAGTTAGTCGAGTTAGCAGATTCTGATGAACTCTACTACCATGCCTTACACCCTTATACCAAGAGTCTATTATCAGCCGTACCACAACCGGATCCTATTCATGAACGTAACCGGAAACGGATCCCATATGACCACGCGGACTTTACCGGCAATGAAAGCATGCATGAAATTGTCCCAGGTCACTACGTTTACTGTAGCCCTGAAGAAGCTGAACAATATAAAGCTAACTACAAATAATAGAGTGTGACAGTCATAACAAAGGACGAAACCACTGGAAAAAACTGGGATAAGCTCAGCAAGGCTGAGTGTTACCAGTTTTTGAAGTGGACGTTCGTCCTGTGACTGGAGCAGGTTTTGATTAAATATTCATTTAAAAAGCTGCAGAGGCAAAGGCTTCTGCAGCTTTTTTGTGGAGGTTTTTCTAAGGCTTCTGAACAAAAAAACTCCGTCATGTGTATGACGAAGTTTTAGCGATCACTATTTTAATCTTCTTGGTTACGTTGTAGGTAGCTTTGGAATAGAAGTCCAGCAATTAAGATAATGTACCAGAGAATTTTACGGTTGCGGGCTTTTTGTGCTTTAGTAACTGCCATTGTTTCTCCTCCTTTATGATCCAAGTCAAACTTTTCTTAATTATACCATAAAGAAGATCTGACTTTAATGAATAAGCAGACTCGGTCTATTCTCTCAAAAGGGAAAAGTTTCGTTTTTTCTTAAAAAAGCGCTCAAAAATAAATATTCCTTAAAACTATGATAGAATAAAGTTTCTGAAAGAATAACACTAAAAACAATAAATTAAATCGAGGGACTGCTAGTATGAAAATTGGTATTGATAAGTATAATTTCTATATTCCAAAGCAATATATTGAAATGAGGGATTTGGCTGAGGCACGCCAAACGGATCCCAATAAGTATCTGCTGGGGTTAGGGCAAGACCAGCAAGCCTTTGCTCCTTTGTCTCAAGATACTGTTTCTATGGCTGCTAATGCTGCGGCAGGCATTCTGACTGACCAAGACAAGGAGGCTATCGATTTAGTAATTCTAGCCACTGAATCAGGGATTGACCAATCCAAGGCTGGAGCCATCTATATCCACCGCTTATTAGGCATCAATCCCAAAGCCCGTTGTATCGAAGTCAAAGAAGCTTGTTACGGAGGAACCTTTGCCCTACAAACTGCCGTCAACCATATCGCTAAACGCCCCCAAGCCAAGGCTCTGGTTCTCACCAGTGATATTGCCCGCTACGGCTTAAACACTGCAGGGGAAGCCACCCAAGGCGCTGGGGCAGTGGCCTTATTGATTACTGCCGATCCCCGAATCCTTAGTGTCAATGACGATGCTAGTTATTATACTATTGATGTCATGGATTTCTGGCGGCCTAATTACTCGCGTTTGGCTCATGTGGATGGGCATTATTCCAATGATCAATACCTTAATGCCCTAGACCAAGTTTGGTCTGACCACCAGGCACTTTCTGGCCACCAGCTGGATGACTTTGCTGCTTTCTGCTTCCACCTTCCTTACACCAAACTAGGCTTAAAAGGGTTAAAACACCTCACCCAAAAGTCTAAGGATGAACCACTAGGGGAGTGGGAGGAATCCTTTGAAGCCAGTCGGGCTTATAATCGTCGGGTAGGCAATATTTACACAGGGTCCCTGTACCTCAGTTTGATTAGTTTATTGGAAAACGATGCTTCTCTAAAAGCAGGCGACCTCATTGGCCTGTACAGTTATGGATCAGGGGCGATGGCCGAATTCTTCTCCATGAACCTAGAAGCTAATTACCAAGACTATCTAGAAGGGGATAAGCACCGCCAACAATTTGCTGACCGGCAAAGGCTTTCCATTCCTGAATATGAAGCCCTCTTTCAAGAAGACCTCCTTAGTGACGGTAGCCAGCAAAGCATTCCAGCCCACGAGGACCAGGATGACTACCGCTTACTCGGCCTAAAAGACCATAAACGCATTTACGGTAAATAAGGAAGAGTGCGACAAGTGTATAAAGAGGGGAGAGAGCTACGCATACTATATCTGTAACTTCCTCCGCTTCAAACAGCTATAGCAACTGGAAGAAAAAAGGCGCCAAAATTCTCAAAGGGAATTTGGCGCCTTTTTTCTGAAGCGGGCGTTGGTCCAGTGACTGGAACACATTTTGATATTTGAAAAAGGGCCAGGAGCTTTTTGTAGTGACTCCCAGAAGTTGAGTTCATAGTCCAACTTTTGGGGCTCTACATTAGTTCCAGGCCCTTTTTTATGGGAAAATTACTCTTCATTAAAGTGATTGACGAAGCTCATCTAAGATCGCCTTGGCGCTTTGTCGGTCCATATGCTTGGCCTTTTGTAAGGCTTGACTGACTTGGTCCACTTCATCGCCCTGGGCACCTATAGCGATGGCCAAGGACCGGGCTTGAAGTGACATGTGCCCCACTTGAATGCCTTCAATAACTAGGGCCCTCAGTGCGGCTAGGTTTTGAGCTAGGCCGAGGGCAGCGACAATCTTCATTAATTCGCTAGCACTGGGGTGGTCGAGTAAGTGATGGACGAGTTTAGCGGCGGGGTGAATTTTGATTGATCCACCAACACTCCCTAAGGCAAGAGGTAGGGTGATCTCTCCAACTAATAGGCCTTGGTCTTCAAGATAGTTCCACTTGGCCAGGCCACAGTATTGTCCGGATTGGCTGGCATAGGCATGGCAAGCTGCCTCCACTGCCCGCCAGTCGTTACCGCTAGCGATCACTAAGGCATCAACGCCATTCATAATACCCTTATTGTGGGTTGTGGCACGGTAAGGATCGACTTGGGCCAGCTGGCTGGCTTGACTAATCCGCATAGCCACTTCCTTAGGATTTTGACCAGGCTTAGCCAGAGCCTCAATAGGGATTTGGCAAGTCGCCTTAGCCAGACATTGAGTTGCTAAATTGGAGAGAATCGCCATTAATTTTTCAAGACCAGGAAGCGATTCCACCTCGTGACTAAGGTCTTCGATATGGCTGGCTAGAGCTTCCAGCATGGTGTTCATCATATTGGCCCCCATGGCTTCCTGAGTATCTACGGTCATATAGACCACAAAAAAGGGTTCGCTTTCACTGGGATAGTAGGCCGTTTCTAACTGGCGTACCCCACCGCCCCGTCGGCTGAGGCTGGGGTGGGCCTGGTTGGCTAGCTGAATGAGTTCTTCTTGGTGGTCTTTAATGTATCTAGTCCAAATTTCGGCTTGGCTGGCTTGGTCTAAGCCTAAGAAGACCATTTGCCCCGTCATTTGCCGGTCCAGGACCTCACTATGAAAGCCACCACCTGCCTTAGCCATTTTAGCGGCGTAACTGGCTGCTGCAATGACACTCGGTTCTTCGATCGCCATGGGGACCAAGTAGTCTTTTTGATTGATGACAAAGTTCATAGCCAGTCCTAGAGGCAGGGAATAGGTTCCAATGAGATTTTCAACCATGTTATCAGCCAGGTCTAAGGCTAGGCCCTGGTTATTTTTGAGATAATCTTTTTCTGCATCACTAATATAGTGGAGCTCATTTAAGCGGGCCAGGCGTTCCTCTAAGGGGAGGCGGTAGAAGCCCTGTAAATTCACTTGAGTCATGATAACCTCCTAATTGCTTTGTTTATCAGTGAGGGTTAAGTCTTTTTACATTTCCATAAAAAAAGAAGTTGGCAATTGCTTCCAACTTCTAGTTTATGGGTCATTGCTTTATTAATCAATAGCCGGTCACTATTAATGATCGATACAATAGAGATTATCATCGACCATTTGATCGTCAGTTAAGAGGACAAAAACTTGCCGGAATTCATCAAAATCGATCCGGTTATCATTACCTAACATGCTGAGAGCTTGTGTTGTGACATGGATTTGACCAATATGCGTTTCAAGGACCTCATCAAAGCCTTCAAAACTCGGCGCATTGGTTTGTAAGACGAGACTACGATAGGCTCGGTGGCTGGTATGACCGGTTTCATCGGAAGTTGTTAGGCAAATATTATGGAAACGATCTAAGCTTTGTAACTGTTGTATGGCTTTCTGGGTGAAAAATAACTTCATGGCATATCCTCCTCACAACAACTCTTATAAGGATGATTATATCAGAATTTGTGAGCAGTTTAGTCGGAAAAGCCTAAAAATAATTTTTAAAACGTTTTCATACCTTCACCAGCCGCTACTGAGAAAGCGGAGGCAGTCGGGGAGGTGTTTGGCCCAGTAAAATTCATTATGCTCTTCATCCACATAGATGTTGAAGTCAATATTTTCTACCGGGATACCTCCTGCTATAAGCAAGGCCTGGTAGTGGAGGGAAGCGTCGATATAGGCTTGGGCCATATTGCCTGGGATAAAGAGACGGTCGGTATCATCGCCTTCTTTGGTGCCGACTTGGAGGTAGATTTTTTGCTCGGGGTCTAAGTCTTGTGACTTGAGATAGCGGTCAAAGGGTTCTTGGACTATCCACTGGGCTAGGGAAAAAATTCCCAAGCGGCCAATTTGATCGGCATATTTAACCCCCATATAGGCGGTGATATTGGCTCCAAAAGAAGACCCAATCATGGCCGTATGCTTTTTATCGGTTTTAGTCCGATAGGTAGTATCGATAAAGGGTTTAACCACCTTCATGATGAAGTCACTAAAATCATTGCCTAAGCCGCCTAAGGGTCTTTCCTTAGGGTCGCTAGGGTTTTCGAAGCTCCAAGCATTATAATCATCCGCCCGAGTTTGAGGGTCGTTGTCAATGCCGACCACAATCATCTTGGGTAAATCGGGGTTACGCTTGAGGGTGGGGATGACCTTCCAGGAATAACCGAGGAAAGACTCCTTACTATAAAAAACATTTTGTCCGTCATGCATATAAACGACCGGGTAGGAGACGGATTCCTGCTGGTAATTTTTAGGGAGTAGGACCCGTACCCGCCGCTTCTTGCCGGAATAGGGCAAGCTTAAGTAGTGGGTTTTCATTTTTAGATAATAATAATCGGCATTTAACATGATTTACCTCCGCTTAATGTGCTATAAGCATACTTGACCCTGGGGGATTAAGCAAGCGCAATCCCCCCTGACGATGGTCAAGGTTAAGAAATAATTGCAGACTTCACAATATTTCGCTACAATGATGAGTAGAATAAAGGATAAGGGGGAGATGCCTTGGCAACAGAAGTCGAGCTTCTCAACGAAGCAGAAATGAAGCGCGCCTTAACGCGAATGAGTTATGAGATTTTGGAACGCAACCATGGTACCGCTAATTTAGCCATCGTGGGGATTAAAACCCGGGGAGCCATTATTGCTAACCGGATTAAGGACCGCATCAACCAGTTAGAAGAGGCTGATGTCTTTTATGGGGAATTAGACGTCCGCGCTTATCGTGATGACCTCGACCAGGAAAAGGATAAGCTGATCAAAGACTTATCCCAGCTGGATTTTGATGTGAATGGTAAACATATCTTTATCTGTGATGATGTGCTCATGACCGGTCGGACCATTCGGGCGACCATGGATGCCTTGATGGATCATGGGCGCCCAAGTAAGATCTCTTTAGTGACGCTCATTGACCGGGGCCACCGGGAATTACCGATTCGAGCGGATATTGTTGGTAAAAATATTCCCACTTCCCGGCAAGAGAAAATTCGGGTGAAGATGCGGGAACTCGACAGTAAGGATGCAGTATATATAATTAAATAATTGGTACTAGGGGAGCCTTTATGGCTGAGATGTAATTTACAGACCCTTTGAACTTGAGACTAGGTAATACTAGCGGAAGAAAGTGCACGAAAAACAGGTAAGAGGCATTTTCTCTTACCTGTTTTTGTGCTAAGAAAGGATTTAATTATTATGGGACAAAGTAAACAAGTAAGGATTTTATTGGAAATTGCTATGGTAGCGGTATTGGCATATTTATTAGGTCTTTTACCGACAACCAATGGAGTCGGTATTGGGGTGAACTTAGGAGTTATTCCTATTTACTTGATCTCCTTAAGACGGGGGATAAAGAGCGGTTTTGCTGCCGGCTTTCTATTTGGGCTCTTGCAATTAATCACTGGTCAAGCCACGATTCTAACGCCCTTCCAAGTCTTCCTTGAATACTTCTTCGCCTTTATGTTAGCCGGTCTAACTGGAGTCTTTGCTAATCGTGTGAAGAGTGCAAGCTTAAAAGGGGATAAAAAAGGCCTATGGATTGGTATCTTTTCAGCGACCTTTATTGGGATGGTTGCCCAATACTTTATCCATTGGTTCGCCGGCTATGCCTTTTGGTCTTCTTATGCGCCAGAAGGGATGAATGCATGGTGGTATACGACCATTGTCAATGTACCTACTGGTTTCTTCACCTGGTTAGTAGGGGCTTTAGTGGTGGCCTTGTTATTTAATAATGCCCCCCGACTCTTAAACCCAGAAGATTAAAAGGCTATTTTAACGATTGATTAGATGGAATTATTATTTTGAGACGTCCTTTGAGGGGGGGTCTTTTTTTATTGGCTGTGACTTGTTTTTGATAAAAAAGAAAGATTTTATGGAATTGTTGGCGCGCAAACACTTTAATAAGAAAGCGTTTGCTATAATATTTTGTGAAAAGGATAACTAAAGTTAAAGCCTAGCTGAAAGCTTTCTCTATTTTTTTAGATAAGTATGTGAAATTATGAACTATACTTTTCACCTAAAGTGAGAAGGCATTAAAGACCAATAAGTAATAGAGGATTTAAGTAAAAATATTGGAAAGGAGTGTTCAATGTGTTTGTTCTTCGTTTCTTACTGGCAATGGTTATTGCTTATTTCGCTGGAGAACTAGCTAAGAAAATCAAATTCCCAGCCATCATTGGCTGGTTGATTGTGGCCATGTTTCTTGGAGAGCACGGGCTAAATCTTTTAAGCCCTGAATTAATTTCAACCAAGGTCTATCAATCACTGATGGTACTGATGCAAATTCTAGTGGGGTCGATGGTGGGCTATAAGTTAGTTTACCGTGACATCAAGGATTCTATCAGTAAAGTCTTTGCCATGGGGATATCTGACCTAGTGGTAACATTTGCAGTGGTGACGGGATCTTTTGCCCTTATTCTTCACCTTCTAGGTCTACCCATCATTGCTGCTTTACTCTTTGGGGGGATCGCTATTGCGACTGCACCGGCACCTCCAGTCTCAGTGGTGGAGCAATATGATTGTTCCGGTCCCTTATCTGATTCAGTGCCCTCGATGACGGCTTTTAACTCAGTGATGGTTAACATAGTCTTCTTCCCCTTAGTTTCGGTGATTGGAGCGGTTCTAAACGAAAGTTCCACTTCTGTCTTGGGGTCATTACTGATTATGATCCTAGCTCCGATTCTCTTGGGGGGAGTGATCGGAGTTGTCGCAGGGAAATTAGTAGGAAAGGGCGCTTCCAAACAGCAAAGCTTCCTTATCTATTTGTTCACCATGCTAATCATCTATGCCTTAGATAATTATTTGAACTGGCATGTCTTCACTGAAACTCAGATGATGTCCTTATTAGCCGGGATTGCCGGATCATGTGCCTTTATG
Protein-coding sequences here:
- a CDS encoding peptide ABC transporter substrate-binding protein gives rise to the protein MKLKRSALLLATAASLFLAACSGQESAGNKSGKNSTINYAVNTELSTLDSGTVMDINAANYIGLVQEGLYWENEKNEVQPALAKEMPEKSEDGLTYTVKMRDDAKWSNGDPVTAHDFVYAIRRLADPKAGAAYSYLLENFVNGPEIADGKKAPEEIGVKALDDHTIEINLSKPTPYLEHLLSFVPFFPTNQKFVEEKGDRYGSSAENSIASGPYKMVEWDGSGLEWKLEKNPDYYNKDQVKVDNIDVQVMKEVSTNVNLFDSKKVDNSLLTGETVKQFADHPNAVQQEKARTRYLQLNYENKVLANRNFRQAVDYAIDNDELTQKIIGDGSKGLSTFVPENFVANPETGEDFVSEYGNEKFADKDKAKEHWEKAKSELGQDQVTIRLLADDDEKSKKESQYIQGQIEENMPGVKVEITNVPKKNRMSQVAEGNFDLVITGWGADYADASNFYDLFKSDNFYNQGHYKNPEYDKVVERAGNQDANDPKTRWEDFKEAQKILSDDKAVLVLYQEVETQLRNPNLKGITFRPVNLEYDFRTAYFE
- a CDS encoding DUF3899 domain-containing protein, giving the protein MKKNKGLLLVSILTVLPLLQLLVESSYPWARRLSDGYFILSACFLIPSLAGWILKAGTFDTFQSMWKKYGPRLWKAAPNPSPVSTEDSDKEDYLSTHIGPWYRKGLAIGSFFLVLSLVFLLLYYLF
- the opp3b gene encoding oligopeptide ABC transporter permease translates to MKSYGKFLLRRIFFMVLTLFLIATITFFLMKLLPGTPYTNEDKLSPEQIYIMNERYGLNDPVFVQYIRYILGMLKGDFGVSFQFNNTPVSELLGARIWPSIQLGAQALLVGTVIGTIFGVISAMYRNTWIDSGLTFLSILGQSIPNFVFAVLLQLIFAVKLGWFPIALWDSGLWSSVLPTIALSISPLANSARFVRTEMVDVLNSDYIELARAKGLSQTKVAFKHGVRNALIPLVTILGPLSVALMTGSMVVENIFAIPGIGEQFVKSITTNDYPTIMGVTMFYSTALVVILLIVDILYGIIDPRIRVSTEGGR
- the opp3C gene encoding oligopeptide ABC transporter permease, yielding MAENTKAYPKMSKESFRPVNHEDYLSAETISAPSLSFIQDAWRRLKKNKAAVVSLVILIIVAIIALLAPVLAPYDYAAQNAQFANLPPKIPGLEALSWFDGKTKVAGAAVDAYAKAGVPEGQYFYLGTDALGRDLLSRILYGTRVSLFIGVVAALLNLLIGVPYGIVSGWMGGKVDNLMQRILEVMSGVPNLVVVILLLLVLRPGISSIIISLALTEWITMARLVRAETLKIKTSEYVLAARSLGESPFKIALKHILPNIAGVVIIQTIFSIPSAIFFEAFLSFIGLGIPAPQASLGTLINDGYKTFRFLPHLMWYPAGVLCIVMISFNMLANGLRDALDPKTTD
- a CDS encoding ABC transporter ATP-binding protein; the protein is MSENVLEVKDLEIGFDTFAGQVQAIRGVSFELKKGETLAIVGESGSGKSVTVRTVMRLLANNAVVNGGEVNFRNENLLEKTDKEMQAIRGEDIAMIFQDPMTSLNPVMRIGDQVAEPIRLHQNASKEEANKRALELLEQVGIPNAKDRMRDYPHQFSGGQRQRIVIAIALACRPEILIADEPTTALDVTIQAQILELMKELQTTSSTSIIFITHDLGVVANVADRVAVMYAGKIVEYGTVDEIFYNPQHPYTWGLITSMPTLDTEGKLLSIPGTPPDLLDPPKGDAFALRSDYAMAIDYEEQPPMFQVSNTHFAATWLLHPDCPAVTVPEEISSRFETYQQLVAEGLVEENGTSIGVLDQAHKQAAQKEVAHD
- a CDS encoding ABC transporter ATP-binding protein — translated: MTKQEKPLLEVHHLKQYFNVGQKNEVRGVDDISFDIYEGETFGLVGESGSGKTTTGRAIMRLYQPTDGEILFEGKDIAAIKKRQDELAFRKDIQMIFQDPYASLNPRMKVEDIIAEGLEIHKICNSEAEAKERVKQLLEVVGLKADHASRYPHEFSGGQRQRIGIARALAVNPKMIIADEPISALDVSIQAQVVNLMQRLQKEFNLTYLFIAHDLSMVKYISNRIGVMYRGKLVELADSDELYYHALHPYTKSLLSAVPQPDPIHERNRKRIPYDHADFTGNESMHEIVPGHYVYCSPEEAEQYKANYK